In Natronomonas halophila, one DNA window encodes the following:
- a CDS encoding pyridoxamine 5'-phosphate oxidase family protein: protein MNVVENTLGASIEAFLARPLFGHLATAAPEGARESPVWYLWEDEAAWILGDSATDTFPDRVEKHSGCALGVVDFDAERGLVQHVGIRGTGTVEPFDRDLAERLLARYLGPDRTDWDPRFSGYVADPTDTALLVRIEPESVVARDQSYAPAPVRNGH, encoded by the coding sequence ATGAACGTCGTCGAGAACACCCTCGGTGCCAGCATCGAGGCCTTTCTCGCCCGGCCGCTGTTCGGCCATCTCGCTACGGCGGCGCCGGAAGGCGCCCGCGAATCGCCCGTCTGGTATCTCTGGGAGGACGAGGCCGCCTGGATACTCGGCGATTCCGCGACCGATACCTTCCCCGACCGTGTCGAGAAGCACTCCGGGTGTGCCCTCGGCGTCGTCGATTTCGACGCCGAACGCGGCCTCGTCCAGCACGTCGGGATCCGCGGCACCGGCACCGTCGAACCGTTCGACCGCGACCTCGCCGAGCGACTGCTGGCCCGGTATCTCGGCCCCGACCGTACCGACTGGGACCCCCGCTTTTCGGGCTACGTCGCCGATCCGACCGACACCGCGCTGCTGGTTCGGATAGAGCCTGAATCCGTCGTCGCTCGCGACCAGTCGTACGCTCCCGCCCCGGTTCGGAACGGGCACTAG